Proteins encoded in a region of the Schistocerca gregaria isolate iqSchGreg1 unplaced genomic scaffold, iqSchGreg1.2 ptg000925l, whole genome shotgun sequence genome:
- the LOC126325548 gene encoding uncharacterized protein LOC126325548 → MLKEKSHPVYRAEDFEDEKSYEEWKAARMSELGKRMEKMKSRRPFEGMIKVSMSRAREVALGKGAVKVYYVVKVGGEKRDSKRVSYKGEGELEFEKDEFSFSVNERDSRIKIDVWYRRYLSSVLVGSVKTNVNELMWEDQPVERWWELESSTGGKEVAKVYGVIETSYKIGSVLGGRKEEVNGPKWYVCLMYIVLKYECREGELERGNSENVISSFGGTGTSTSGSSFEGPGEGPSQLGEWGKWVLDEFADRYFVDPTYKKLVYIELLVEWFNPRSVRYLETLHDSLVDLVAWREAEAATWGPAGELYERVVGESLEGKLRETLCRYFEWFPRNEPEGALSLIVVLYSVVMRLDVGEMMRRLSEGIKEEMEMKYKRVVEERLVEESVIEACQFVSYAIEQDERYFEGVFPMELGLLQLSVETYYELLCRDVRSLLKNSLATVEDMMTLYESLDALNKKLSRLGGVQVEVMQLNRVFQPGVERWVRRIDRQLPEWFKSTYMKEETWVAVSANDPKCALLHARSAHVLFEVFGQIYKRYRMFDTRLARDMQKLESVFTNAVETYMVAIVEGACETFEVMCVGEWGINRFCSGGEVLPLIAEEKHNGEAGTNDPRILTKSCVWISTLEMMTKRLYEFQRWMKADEGKDDETRQYFESTFTELVGIEQQICELVVRRINSNPRLESIIEGLIGTPD, encoded by the coding sequence ATGCTAAAAGAGAAGAGCCATCCTGTGTATCGAGCGGAAGATTTTGAAGATGAGAAGAGTTATGAGGAGTGGAAAGCAGCGAGAATGAGCGAGCTAGGGAAGAGAATGGAGAAGATGAAGAGTCGTCGTCCTTTTGAAGGGATGATAAAGGTGAGTATGAGTAGGGCGAGGGAGGTGGCATTGGGGAAGGGTGCGGTGAAAGTGTACTACGTAGTGAAAGTGGGGGGAGAAAAAAGAGATTCGAAGAGAGTATCATATAAGGGGGAAGGAGAATTGGAATTCGAAAAGGATGAATTTTCGTTTTCGGTGAACGAGAGAGACAGTCGAATAAAGATAGATGTATGGTACAGGAGGTATTTATCTTCTGTACTGGTGGGAAGCGTTAAGACAAATGTGAATGAGTTAATGTGGGAGGATCAGCCGGTGGAGAGATGGTGGGAGTTAGAATCGTCTACAGGGGGGAAGGAGGTGGCAAAGGTGTATGGGGTTATTGAGACATCATACAAAATAGGTTCTGTACTAGGAGGGAGGAAAGAAGAAGTAAATGGTCCGAAATGGTACGTCTGTTTAATGTACATAGTATTGAAGTACGAGTGCAGGGAAGGAGAATTGGAAAGAGGAAACAGTGAGAACGTGATCTCTTCGTTTGGGGGAACGGGTACGTCGACCAGCGGGTCTAGCTTTGAGGGTCCAGGTGAGGGTCCGAGTCAGTTAGGGGAATGGGGAAAATGGGTGCTGGACGAGTTTGCAGACCGGTATTTCGTGGATCCGACATACAAAAAATTGGTGTATATAGAGCTGTTAGTAGAATGGTTTAATCCAAGATCGGTGAGGTATTTGGAAACCTTGCACGATTCATTGGTGGATTTGGTGGCATGGAGAGAAGCGGAAGCAGCTACGTGGGGCCCCGCGGGGGAATTGTACGAGAGGGTGGTGGGAGAGAGTTTAGAGGGGAAattaagagagacgctctgcagatACTTTGAATGGTTTCCCCGGAACGAGCCAGAAGGAGCGTTATCGTTGATAGTGGTGTTGTATTCTGTGGTGATGAGATTGGATGTGGGCGAGATGATGAGGAGGCTGAGCGAGGGGATAAAGGAGGAAATGGAGATGAAGTACAAAAGGGTGGTAGAAGAAAGGTTGGTGGAAGAGAGTGTGATAGAAGCATGTCAATTCGTGTCTTATGCGATTGAGCAGGACGAGAGGTATTTTGAGGGTGTATTTCCGATGGAGTTGGGGTtgctgcagttatctgtagagACATACTACGAGTTGTTGTGCAGAGACGTAAGGAGCTTATTGAAAAATTCGTTGGCGACAGTGGAGGATATGATGACGTTGTATGAGAGTTTGGATGCGTTGAACAAAAAGTTGTCAAGGCTGGGGGGAGTGCAAGTGGAGGTGATGCAGTTGAATCGGGTGTTTCAGCCTGGGGTAGAGAGGTGGGTAAGAAGGATTGACAGGCAGTTGCCGGAATGGTTTAAGAGTACTTATATGAAAGAGGAGACGTGGGTAGCGGTGTCGGCGAACGACCCGAAGTGCGCATTGTTGCACGCGCGATCGGCGCATGTGTTATTTGAGGTATTTGGACAGATTTACAAAAGGTACAGGATGTTCGACACGAGGTTGGCGAGGGACATGCAAAAGTTGGAGAGCGTGTTTACGAATGCGGTGGAAACATACATGGTGGCTATTGTGGAAGGGGCGTGCGAAACATTTGAGGTGAtgtgtgtgggggagtgggggataaATAGGTTTTGCTCCGGAGGAGAGGTGTTGCCATTGATCGCAGAGGAGAAGCACAATGGAGAAGCAGGCACAAATGACCCTCGCATCCTGACGAAGAGTTGCGTGTGGATATCGACGCTGGAGATGATGACAAAGAGGCTGTACGAGTTTCAAAGGTGGATGAAGGCGGACGAGGGAAAGGACGACGAGACGAGACAATACTTCGAGTCGACGTTTACGGAGTTGGTGGGAATCGAGCAACAAATTTGCGAGTTGGTGGTGCGAAGAATCAATTCCAATCCTAGGCTGGAGTCAATTATCGAGGGGCTGATAGGGACGCCCGACTGA